Proteins encoded in a region of the uncultured Paludibaculum sp. genome:
- a CDS encoding ABC transporter permease — MRRLLPATAVALYAFLHLPLLVLAVFSFNSSRFTVWEGFSLRWYSAAFHDQQLMEATWNSLLIALLATAAATVIGTLCAYALWKKDVPIVTMSLSLSLVTPEIVAGISLLALFQWIFRFLAVQLGLHTVILAHVSFCISFVVIVVLARLRTFDSALEEAALDLGATEWQAFWRVTLPNLTPAIVSAALLAFTTSFDDYVITSLVAGVDSETLPMVLYAIARRGANPMVNSISTVIVVGLGVLILISERLKES, encoded by the coding sequence ATGAGACGGTTGCTGCCCGCCACCGCTGTGGCCCTTTACGCGTTTCTACACCTGCCGCTACTGGTTCTGGCCGTCTTCAGCTTCAACAGTTCCCGGTTCACGGTATGGGAAGGGTTCTCGCTCCGGTGGTACAGTGCCGCTTTCCACGACCAGCAGTTAATGGAAGCGACATGGAACAGCCTGCTCATCGCCCTTTTGGCGACGGCCGCGGCGACGGTGATTGGGACGCTCTGCGCCTATGCGCTCTGGAAGAAGGATGTTCCGATTGTGACCATGAGCCTGTCGCTGTCGCTGGTCACGCCGGAGATCGTCGCCGGTATTTCGCTGTTGGCTTTGTTTCAGTGGATCTTTCGCTTTCTGGCGGTGCAGCTTGGCCTGCATACGGTGATCCTGGCTCACGTGTCGTTCTGCATCTCGTTCGTTGTGATCGTCGTCCTGGCGCGACTGCGGACGTTCGACAGCGCGCTGGAGGAGGCAGCCCTGGATCTCGGCGCCACCGAGTGGCAGGCTTTCTGGCGCGTGACGCTGCCCAATCTGACTCCCGCCATTGTCTCGGCGGCCTTGCTTGCCTTCACCACTTCTTTCGACGACTATGTCATCACATCGCTGGTGGCCGGAGTCGATTCGGAAACGCTGCCCATGGTGCTGTATGCCATTGCCCGCAGGGGCGCCAATCCGATGGTGAACTCTATCTCCACCGTCATCGTCGTCGGGCTGGGGGTATTGATACTGATTTCGGAGCGCCTGAAGGAGTCATGA
- a CDS encoding ABC transporter permease gives MRRLRLLFLTPAVSILLLLFAVPLCILLVYACLTRGAYGGTAQPFTAENWLRLFDPLYLAIVGRSFLVAAVSTTVCLLLGFPLALFISRSGPRKNLYLALVMLPFWTSFLVRTYAWMFLLRDTGLINTGLQALGLIKEPLPMLYNWWAVILGLVYGYLPFMVLPLFSTLERLDPGLVEAAADLGARPMQGLLRVILPLTAPGIRAGAILVFIPCLGAYLTPDLLGGGRTILVGTLIQNQFSNARDWPFGSAVSIALMALVMVVLWLQIRRKGEPLL, from the coding sequence ATGAGGCGTCTGCGGCTTCTCTTCCTAACGCCCGCGGTCAGCATCCTCCTGCTGTTGTTCGCCGTGCCTTTGTGCATCCTACTGGTCTATGCCTGCCTGACGCGCGGCGCCTATGGCGGCACGGCGCAGCCCTTCACCGCGGAGAACTGGCTGCGGCTCTTTGATCCGCTCTATCTGGCGATCGTGGGCCGGTCGTTTCTGGTGGCTGCGGTTTCCACGACGGTCTGCCTGTTGCTGGGCTTTCCCCTCGCTCTCTTCATTTCCAGGTCGGGCCCCAGGAAGAACCTCTACCTGGCCCTCGTGATGCTGCCGTTCTGGACGAGTTTCCTGGTGCGGACCTACGCGTGGATGTTCCTGCTGCGGGATACGGGATTGATCAACACCGGCCTACAGGCCCTGGGCCTGATCAAGGAACCGCTGCCTATGCTGTACAACTGGTGGGCCGTGATCCTGGGGCTTGTCTACGGCTACCTGCCCTTCATGGTTCTGCCGCTGTTTTCCACCCTTGAGCGCCTCGACCCCGGTCTGGTGGAGGCGGCAGCCGATCTGGGTGCGCGGCCGATGCAGGGTCTGTTGCGCGTGATTCTGCCCTTGACCGCGCCAGGCATCCGGGCCGGTGCGATTCTCGTGTTCATACCGTGTTTGGGCGCCTACCTCACGCCCGACCTATTGGGCGGCGGGCGCACGATCCTCGTTGGGACTCTGATACAGAATCAATTCTCCAACGCGCGCGACTGGCCGTTCGGCTCGGCCGTCTCCATCGCGTTGATGGCGCTGGTGATGGTCGTTCTTTGGCTCCAGATACGCCGCAAAGGGGAGCCACTGCTATGA